From Pseudovibrio sp. Tun.PSC04-5.I4, a single genomic window includes:
- a CDS encoding super-infection exclusion protein B: MEFITHFFQALKSPKTALVLFLFSGALLFFPIDQLGLEKPEFTDAYQTQILLVFFLASAILILEIITWMVSTARAPFRKRAREKAYQESIEKVFFSLNLSELCVLWVMTQSGTKTIKASYDNHVMVSLRQKNALGLLPGPQSLFEAHHYMPDALYDLVAERGYQRMPEDFKNSAQFEDEVREIVHRSTSWNSWG, from the coding sequence ATGGAGTTCATCACTCATTTCTTTCAGGCTTTGAAGTCGCCCAAAACGGCCCTCGTGCTGTTTTTGTTTAGCGGTGCACTTTTGTTTTTTCCCATCGACCAGTTGGGGCTAGAAAAGCCGGAGTTCACCGACGCTTACCAGACACAAATCTTATTGGTATTCTTTCTAGCGTCGGCAATCCTTATTTTGGAGATCATAACATGGATGGTTTCCACGGCCCGCGCTCCCTTCCGAAAGCGGGCTCGCGAGAAAGCTTACCAAGAAAGCATTGAAAAGGTATTTTTCTCTCTGAACCTTTCAGAACTTTGCGTGCTTTGGGTAATGACCCAAAGTGGTACCAAAACGATCAAAGCTAGCTATGATAACCATGTGATGGTGTCGCTCAGACAGAAAAATGCCTTAGGTTTGCTTCCAGGCCCCCAAAGCTTATTCGAGGCGCACCATTATATGCCCGACGCACTATATGATCTTGTGGCAGAGCGTGGTTACCAGCGCATGCCTGAAGACTTTAAGAATTCAGCGCAGTTTGAGGATGAAGTGCGAGAGATCGTGCACCGATCTACAAGTTGGAACTCTTGGGGTTGA
- a CDS encoding N-acetylmuramoyl-L-alanine amidase codes for MERQHNHLIVDRAVRTHAGAFKPEANTNCRDRRYVAHARALNSGSIGIALDAMAGARQSPFDAEKYPITHEQIHTLVETVADLCDTYQIPVNPYSVLTHAEVEPTLSVKQRSKWDITWLPDMTKPGDPIDVGNKLRSLIAEARL; via the coding sequence CTGGAGCGACAGCACAATCATCTTATTGTTGACAGAGCGGTCCGAACACATGCAGGTGCGTTTAAACCGGAGGCCAATACCAATTGCCGCGATAGGCGCTATGTTGCACACGCCAGAGCACTTAACTCAGGATCTATTGGTATCGCCCTCGACGCCATGGCAGGCGCAAGACAATCTCCCTTTGATGCAGAAAAGTACCCAATCACGCACGAGCAAATCCACACGCTAGTCGAGACTGTTGCTGATCTCTGCGATACCTATCAAATCCCTGTCAACCCATATTCGGTCCTTACCCATGCTGAGGTTGAGCCAACACTAAGTGTCAAACAGCGCAGTAAATGGGACATCACCTGGCTGCCGGATATGACTAAGCCCGGAGATCCAATTGACGTAGGTAACAAGCTACGCTCCCTCATCGCAGAGGCAAGGCTTTAA
- a CDS encoding IS256 family transposase: MTDDSVIPLVQPGEFQDALTEVLRSGAQQLLRAAIESEVMSVLSLYSDLKLPDGRQRVVRHGHLPERQVQTGVGPVTVSKPRIRDRDENAEEKIHYHSNLLPNYLRRSTSLDELIPALYLRGVSTNDVQQALSALLGVDAPNLSPDVIRGLVKSWRSLWEEWKTRDLSARNYVYMWADGIYLKARGERESRCILVLIGATPEGKKELIGFDDGYREDTQSWRELLLALKARGLQIEPKLAVGDGALGFWAALREVFGTTKAQRCWVHKTMNVLSKMPKSLQAKAKKDLQDIWMAENRADAETAFDLFIEKFEVKYPKATQCLAKDRIELLAFYDFPAEHWGHIRTTNPIESTFATVRHRTRQTKNCLSRDTAMPMVFMLIKAAEKRWQKLRGKNQLPKIIQGVIFTNGIESDANQNHAA, encoded by the coding sequence ATGACAGATGATAGTGTTATCCCGCTTGTGCAGCCAGGGGAATTTCAAGATGCGCTCACGGAAGTTTTGCGTTCGGGTGCACAGCAACTTTTGCGAGCGGCCATTGAGAGTGAAGTCATGAGCGTGCTTTCGCTTTACTCGGACTTAAAATTACCAGATGGCCGTCAGCGGGTGGTCCGGCATGGGCATTTGCCAGAGCGCCAGGTCCAAACTGGGGTTGGGCCTGTCACGGTCAGCAAACCTCGGATCCGGGATCGAGATGAGAATGCAGAAGAGAAAATTCATTACCATTCCAATCTGTTACCTAATTATCTGCGCCGTTCAACCAGTCTTGATGAATTGATCCCAGCGCTCTATTTGCGTGGGGTTTCCACCAATGATGTTCAGCAAGCTTTAAGTGCTTTGTTGGGTGTTGATGCTCCCAACCTTTCGCCGGATGTCATCCGCGGCCTTGTCAAAAGCTGGCGATCTTTATGGGAAGAGTGGAAAACTCGAGACCTGTCAGCGCGCAACTACGTTTATATGTGGGCAGATGGCATCTATCTGAAAGCCCGGGGAGAACGGGAAAGTCGCTGTATTCTGGTGTTGATCGGGGCAACACCGGAAGGCAAGAAAGAGCTGATTGGCTTTGATGATGGCTACCGGGAAGATACTCAGAGCTGGCGGGAACTATTGCTTGCTCTCAAAGCTCGTGGCCTGCAGATCGAACCGAAATTAGCAGTGGGAGATGGTGCTCTGGGTTTCTGGGCGGCATTGCGGGAAGTCTTTGGCACAACAAAAGCTCAACGCTGCTGGGTCCACAAGACAATGAACGTCCTAAGCAAAATGCCTAAATCCTTGCAGGCCAAAGCGAAAAAGGATCTACAGGATATCTGGATGGCGGAAAATCGTGCAGATGCAGAGACGGCTTTTGATCTTTTCATAGAGAAATTTGAGGTTAAATACCCCAAAGCCACGCAATGCCTTGCCAAGGATAGGATCGAACTGTTGGCTTTTTATGACTTTCCTGCTGAGCATTGGGGGCATATCAGAACCACCAATCCAATTGAATCAACCTTTGCAACTGTGCGCCATAGAACAAGGCAAACCAAGAATTGCCTCTCCCGGGATACTGCAATGCCAATGGTCTTCATGCTGATCAAGGCAGCGGAGAAGCGCTGGCAGAAATTGAGAGGCAAAAATCAATTGCCTAAGATAATACAGGGTGTCATCTTCACGAATGGCATCGAGAGTGATGCAAACCAAAATCACGCCGCGTGA
- a CDS encoding alpha/beta fold hydrolase, whose product MSLNRGLRVVLLAVFGAVAIYLALAVGLVFSQQVEPLEAGNTLSFESVREADKNEDPGLTSYTARDGTQLDVRHYSGASPEVPLVVVIHGSGWHGGAYTPIGADLSKTLGFEVLIPDLRGHGPDPVRRGDLDYIGQFEDDLADLITTYNTTDRPVYMLGHSSGGGLTIRFAGGAYGGLIEKAVLLAPFLKHDAPTMRVDVGGWSHVLIRRVIGQSMLNAVGITVFNGLHMIQFNHSSAVINSAQGHTATQSYSYRLNTSFAPRSDYLADLKQLPEFLLIAGVEDEAFHAKAFETTLSAANPKGQYRLIEGVDHLGVISDARALTEIENFLK is encoded by the coding sequence ATGTCCTTAAACAGAGGTCTGAGAGTCGTGCTGTTGGCTGTTTTTGGGGCTGTCGCCATTTATCTGGCGCTTGCCGTCGGGCTTGTCTTTTCGCAGCAGGTCGAGCCGCTGGAGGCTGGCAATACTTTATCATTTGAAAGCGTTCGTGAGGCTGACAAGAACGAAGATCCCGGCTTAACATCCTACACGGCACGCGATGGTACGCAGCTTGACGTGCGGCATTATTCTGGAGCCTCGCCAGAGGTGCCGCTGGTTGTGGTAATCCACGGGTCCGGGTGGCATGGCGGAGCTTATACGCCGATTGGGGCAGATTTATCAAAAACGCTAGGGTTCGAAGTCCTAATACCAGACTTGCGGGGTCATGGCCCTGACCCGGTGCGGCGTGGAGATCTGGATTATATCGGCCAGTTTGAAGACGATCTGGCCGATTTGATTACCACCTACAACACCACGGACCGCCCTGTATACATGCTGGGGCATTCGAGTGGCGGGGGGCTAACCATCCGCTTTGCTGGTGGCGCATATGGTGGTTTGATCGAAAAGGCGGTTTTGTTGGCGCCGTTCCTCAAACATGATGCACCCACAATGCGCGTTGATGTGGGTGGATGGTCCCATGTGTTGATACGACGTGTGATCGGGCAATCGATGCTGAACGCCGTCGGCATCACAGTCTTTAATGGATTGCACATGATCCAGTTCAACCACTCTTCTGCGGTGATTAACAGCGCGCAGGGACATACCGCGACACAAAGCTATAGCTACCGGCTCAATACGTCCTTTGCGCCGCGCAGCGATTATCTTGCGGATTTAAAACAGTTGCCTGAATTTCTACTAATCGCTGGGGTTGAGGACGAGGCATTCCACGCTAAGGCCTTTGAAACCACCCTCTCAGCAGCCAATCCAAAGGGTCAGTACCGACTAATCGAAGGGGTCGATCATCTTGGCGTGATTTCGGATGCCCGTGCGCTGACCGAGATCGAGAACTTCCTAAAATAA
- a CDS encoding IS5 family transposase: protein MSHRADGLKLSNPKPRTNSEPVALVVDSKGVKIIGAGEWQETKNGTRIKRRTWRKLHLGLDLNTGEIVCSELTEDTVADPTAVPDLLDQIEDTVATFLGDGAYDGTPTRQELASRFDGIEVIIPPPKTAISGPQAATAPTARDRDILAIQKNGRMSWKKQPGYGRRSRGETLMGRLKQVIGTTLRSRKLNNQRTEAKLSVAVLNTMTALGHATFEKVSA, encoded by the coding sequence CTGTCGCACCGCGCAGATGGCTTGAAACTTTCAAATCCCAAACCGCGAACGAACTCTGAGCCAGTAGCGCTGGTAGTAGATAGTAAAGGCGTTAAGATCATTGGTGCCGGAGAATGGCAGGAAACTAAGAATGGAACCAGGATAAAGCGCAGAACTTGGCGTAAACTTCACCTTGGCCTTGATCTGAATACCGGCGAAATCGTATGTTCTGAACTGACTGAGGATACGGTTGCCGATCCAACCGCTGTGCCGGATCTGTTGGATCAGATCGAAGATACAGTTGCCACATTTCTCGGTGACGGCGCTTATGATGGGACGCCCACGAGACAAGAATTAGCAAGCCGTTTTGATGGTATCGAGGTCATCATTCCACCTCCCAAAACAGCTATCTCCGGCCCCCAGGCTGCGACCGCTCCCACTGCTCGCGACCGGGATATTCTTGCCATTCAAAAGAACGGCAGGATGTCTTGGAAAAAGCAACCCGGATATGGCAGAAGGTCTCGAGGCGAAACCTTGATGGGCCGCTTGAAGCAGGTGATCGGGACCACCCTCAGGTCACGAAAGTTGAACAATCAGAGGACAGAGGCAAAACTTAGCGTCGCCGTTCTCAACACAATGACGGCCCTCGGACACGCCACGTTCGAGAAGGTTTCTGCATGA
- a CDS encoding YgeY family selenium metabolism-linked hydrolase, with protein MSEVITAYLDSKRDDLIAFTSDLIQIESYTTKEKEASTRVVKEMQALGYDDVKVDSFGSVMGRVGNGKTVLLYDAHIDVVEALDGADWKHAPFSATIEDGCMHGRGTVDTKSSVCAMVYAGQAMKELGLLEGKTVYISASVGEEDYDGFFLENAIREHGIEADFAIIGEPSDLKLAVGHRGRSMYTIRTTGKSAHGSAPHNGVNAIYKMAEVLKRVEAQQGKFDLLTGEKGSVVVSNIDARTASLNAIPDQCTIYLDRRLALGETEEIVGAEMDAIVEGTDAKWEIYRATGESFTGKLIDMHVFLPAWETKTDHPLVQAGEQAIERTTGETNSIFKWEFATNGFATNGPFSVPTIGVGPGEIKYAHMKDENCKVEDIMSAAKIYTNIAALI; from the coding sequence ATGTCAGAAGTAATTACTGCATACCTTGATAGCAAAAGAGACGACTTAATTGCGTTTACCAGCGATCTTATTCAGATCGAAAGTTACACAACTAAGGAAAAAGAAGCCAGTACCCGTGTTGTTAAGGAGATGCAAGCTCTCGGCTATGACGACGTTAAAGTCGACAGCTTTGGCAGCGTAATGGGTCGTGTCGGCAACGGCAAAACAGTGCTGCTGTACGATGCGCATATTGATGTTGTTGAAGCGTTGGATGGCGCAGATTGGAAACACGCTCCCTTCAGTGCAACGATCGAAGATGGATGCATGCATGGGCGCGGGACCGTGGATACCAAATCCTCCGTCTGTGCAATGGTTTATGCAGGTCAGGCGATGAAGGAGCTTGGCTTGCTGGAAGGCAAAACAGTTTATATCTCCGCTTCCGTCGGTGAAGAAGATTACGACGGGTTTTTCTTAGAAAATGCAATTCGTGAACATGGAATTGAAGCAGATTTTGCCATTATTGGTGAGCCGAGCGATCTAAAGCTTGCTGTTGGCCACCGTGGACGGTCTATGTACACCATTCGCACAACTGGCAAGTCTGCCCATGGGTCTGCGCCCCACAACGGCGTGAATGCTATTTATAAAATGGCAGAGGTTCTCAAACGCGTTGAAGCACAGCAAGGCAAATTCGATTTGCTGACAGGAGAAAAAGGGTCTGTCGTTGTTTCCAATATTGACGCGCGTACTGCATCGCTAAATGCCATTCCAGACCAATGTACGATCTATCTTGACCGCCGTCTGGCTCTTGGGGAAACCGAGGAGATTGTCGGAGCGGAGATGGATGCGATCGTTGAAGGCACTGATGCAAAATGGGAAATTTATCGTGCGACCGGTGAAAGCTTCACAGGCAAATTGATTGATATGCATGTGTTCCTGCCTGCATGGGAAACCAAGACGGATCATCCTCTGGTTCAAGCAGGAGAGCAGGCAATCGAGCGAACTACAGGTGAAACCAATAGCATTTTCAAATGGGAGTTTGCTACAAACGGCTTCGCAACAAATGGCCCTTTCTCGGTGCCGACTATTGGTGTTGGACCGGGCGAAATAAAGTATGCGCACATGAAGGATGAAAACTGCAAGGTGGAAGACATCATGTCTGCTGCGAAGATCTACACAAATATTGCAGCACTCATTTAG
- a CDS encoding diaminopropionate ammonia-lyase gives MLEITLDEHIEAVVTPQTSVMQDPMFNQDVATRVFHFHASMSNYEATPLVNLKRMACEAGVGSIFVKDESKRFGLNAFKVVGGIFGLANVIAKYLDLGFDNLSFDDLKSARYKDKLDAMTIVSVTDGNHGRGLAWAGKELGCKVVIHMPKGSALARVNALRELGAEVHITDLNYDDTLRVVIDTAAKDSKLLHVQDQAWAGYEEIPNWISQGYMTIAHEALTQLYFGGEQAPTHIFLQAGAGSMALGIAAFFANALAENCPKIILMEAKNANCYFKSMKKGEPVRILGDLETIMAGLSVGEMNTEAYRILPHILSGYLSCSDAMSKYGTRLLAAPSGDDAQVVSGESGSIGVGVLNHLMRCDHSEDLRKALELDHTSRVLLFNTEGDTDPALHNSIVYDHDHHGEV, from the coding sequence ATGTTGGAAATCACACTTGATGAGCACATCGAGGCTGTTGTCACGCCGCAAACCTCCGTCATGCAAGACCCAATGTTTAATCAGGATGTAGCGACTAGAGTTTTTCATTTTCACGCTTCCATGTCCAACTATGAAGCAACTCCTCTTGTAAATCTTAAGAGAATGGCTTGCGAAGCCGGTGTTGGATCGATATTTGTCAAAGATGAATCCAAGAGATTTGGACTCAATGCATTCAAAGTAGTTGGTGGTATTTTCGGTCTTGCCAACGTTATTGCCAAGTATCTTGATTTAGGCTTCGACAACCTGAGTTTTGATGATCTTAAATCAGCTCGGTACAAAGATAAGCTTGATGCGATGACGATTGTCTCTGTGACCGATGGCAACCATGGCCGCGGGTTGGCTTGGGCCGGTAAAGAGTTGGGCTGCAAAGTTGTAATTCATATGCCTAAAGGGTCGGCTTTGGCACGGGTTAACGCGCTTCGTGAGCTCGGTGCAGAGGTCCATATCACCGATTTGAACTATGATGACACGCTGCGTGTTGTCATTGATACAGCGGCGAAAGATAGCAAACTGTTGCATGTTCAAGATCAGGCATGGGCGGGATACGAGGAAATTCCGAACTGGATTTCTCAGGGCTATATGACCATTGCCCACGAAGCGCTGACGCAACTTTACTTTGGCGGAGAACAGGCCCCTACTCACATCTTTTTGCAGGCTGGTGCAGGTTCAATGGCACTGGGTATTGCCGCTTTCTTTGCGAATGCTCTTGCCGAGAATTGCCCGAAAATCATTCTCATGGAAGCCAAAAATGCGAACTGTTATTTCAAGTCCATGAAGAAGGGTGAACCCGTCCGCATTCTGGGAGATCTTGAAACTATTATGGCAGGTCTTTCTGTTGGCGAAATGAACACAGAAGCCTATCGCATCCTACCGCACATACTGAGCGGCTACCTCTCCTGCTCAGATGCTATGTCCAAATACGGCACTCGCTTGCTGGCTGCTCCGTCAGGTGATGATGCACAAGTTGTTTCTGGTGAGTCAGGTTCTATCGGCGTTGGCGTTCTCAATCACTTGATGCGTTGTGACCACAGTGAAGACTTGCGTAAAGCGCTTGAGCTGGACCACACGTCGCGCGTCCTCCTCTTCAACACCGAAGGTGATACCGACCCTGCGCTTCACAACAGCATTGTCTATGACCACGACCACCATGGCGAAGTCTAA
- a CDS encoding AbgT family transporter, which yields MSAENATEERRSIKIPHTFILLLIVGALVSISTYFFPAGEFVRVAGPGGRMMVDPSSYSIIPSTPTTFMNFLIAIPKGFVESGWIIVMTFCVGGGFAVLRKTGVIEVGVNKIAHAFADRGIVIIPVLMLLFASIDTFIGMPELCMVYVPIILPLMLALGYDSITACAVALCGSAAGFTAAITNPFTVAIAQKIAELPLYSGSLLRVIFFAVLVAVGSFFVARYAKRVKADPSSSSMYKADQKSRGTHTSTRDFKTDMTGRQKLAAFSGVAVFFTLLGGVFMLGWDLPQMAAMFILMGAVSGVASGLTGDEICDSFVEGCRDVLLGALIIGVARSINVIMVEAQVIDTIVNGLGTMLNSMPTIAAPLGMEVFQTLFNFLMPSGSGKTLITMPIMAPLSDIVGITRQTSILALQIGDGFSNILWPTSGYFMATLAIAKVPWTKWVKFFFPLFIAWTLVGAGFLIVAYLINWGPF from the coding sequence GTGAGTGCGGAAAACGCAACAGAAGAACGAAGATCTATAAAGATCCCACACACATTTATATTGCTACTAATTGTTGGGGCATTAGTTAGTATTTCGACCTACTTTTTCCCCGCTGGCGAGTTTGTTCGCGTAGCAGGGCCAGGCGGCCGGATGATGGTCGATCCATCTTCCTATTCAATTATTCCAAGCACACCAACCACCTTCATGAACTTCCTTATTGCAATTCCCAAGGGATTTGTTGAATCTGGTTGGATCATCGTAATGACTTTCTGTGTAGGCGGCGGCTTTGCTGTTTTACGCAAGACTGGTGTCATTGAAGTTGGCGTGAATAAAATTGCTCACGCCTTTGCTGATCGCGGCATTGTCATCATTCCAGTTCTTATGCTGCTGTTTGCATCCATCGATACATTTATCGGCATGCCTGAACTGTGCATGGTCTACGTCCCGATTATTCTTCCTTTGATGCTGGCGTTGGGATATGACTCCATAACGGCGTGTGCGGTTGCACTTTGTGGTTCTGCTGCCGGGTTTACAGCCGCAATTACAAACCCCTTCACAGTTGCTATTGCGCAGAAAATTGCTGAATTGCCTTTGTACTCCGGTTCTTTGTTGCGCGTCATCTTCTTTGCTGTACTTGTTGCCGTCGGGTCCTTCTTCGTTGCGCGCTATGCAAAACGCGTGAAAGCGGATCCGAGCTCCAGCTCAATGTATAAAGCCGATCAGAAGAGCAGAGGTACCCATACCTCCACTCGTGACTTCAAAACTGATATGACAGGTCGTCAAAAGCTTGCTGCATTCTCCGGTGTTGCTGTCTTCTTCACATTGCTCGGCGGTGTGTTCATGCTGGGCTGGGACCTTCCCCAGATGGCAGCTATGTTCATCTTGATGGGTGCTGTTTCCGGTGTTGCTTCTGGCCTCACTGGGGATGAGATCTGTGACTCTTTCGTTGAAGGGTGCCGGGATGTCCTCCTGGGTGCACTGATCATTGGTGTGGCTCGCTCCATTAACGTGATCATGGTGGAAGCTCAGGTTATCGACACCATCGTGAACGGCCTTGGAACAATGTTGAACTCGATGCCAACCATAGCGGCACCGTTGGGAATGGAAGTCTTCCAGACCTTGTTCAATTTCCTAATGCCCTCTGGTAGCGGCAAGACTTTGATCACAATGCCGATCATGGCTCCACTGTCCGATATCGTTGGTATTACCCGTCAAACATCCATTCTTGCACTTCAAATTGGTGACGGTTTCTCCAATATCCTATGGCCGACCTCAGGTTACTTCATGGCAACACTGGCGATTGCAAAGGTTCCATGGACAAAGTGGGTTAAGTTCTTCTTCCCATTGTTTATAGCCTGGACGCTTGTTGGTGCTGGTTTCTTGATCGTTGCCTACCTAATCAACTGGGGCCCGTTCTAA
- a CDS encoding Lrp/AsnC family transcriptional regulator, producing MVSSQSVGYPLTIIATVELITDGVEEIDDARRAFLEAPQVQQCYYVTGQLDFVVVMLVADMSEYEELTRRLFFKYSNLRKFNTYVCMDKVKTGMQVPI from the coding sequence GTGGTCTCTTCTCAAAGCGTCGGATATCCGTTGACCATCATCGCAACGGTTGAACTCATCACAGATGGTGTTGAAGAAATCGACGACGCGCGTAGAGCATTCCTCGAAGCACCACAAGTGCAGCAATGCTATTACGTAACTGGTCAACTTGATTTCGTGGTGGTCATGCTTGTGGCTGATATGTCCGAATACGAAGAACTGACACGTCGTCTGTTTTTCAAATATTCCAATTTACGTAAGTTCAACACCTATGTTTGTATGGACAAAGTCAAAACTGGAATGCAAGTTCCCATCTGA
- a CDS encoding IS5 family transposase — MPFKANADRRHKFTKAKYKVTNWPEYNESLRRRGDVTDWIEERVAKTWFAPENQWRGRPAEFSELAIETCLEVRVVFGLALRQTQGFVRSVFYLMELVLPVPDFTTLSRRADGLKLLNPKPRTNSEPVTLVIDSAGVKIFGAGEWQETKHGTRIKRRTWRKLHLSLDLNTGEIVCSELTEDTVADPTAVPDLLDQIQNTVATFLGVSDVSIYGSR; from the coding sequence ATGCCGTTTAAAGCCAATGCTGATCGCCGACACAAGTTTACCAAAGCCAAATACAAAGTGACGAACTGGCCGGAGTATAATGAAAGCTTGCGTCGTCGCGGCGATGTCACGGATTGGATTGAAGAGCGCGTTGCCAAGACTTGGTTTGCACCTGAGAACCAATGGCGTGGACGGCCCGCCGAGTTTTCAGAGCTTGCCATTGAAACCTGTTTGGAGGTTCGGGTCGTATTCGGTCTTGCTTTGAGGCAGACTCAAGGGTTTGTGAGGTCTGTGTTCTATTTGATGGAGTTGGTTTTACCGGTTCCTGACTTTACAACCCTGTCGCGCCGCGCAGATGGCTTGAAACTTTTAAATCCCAAACCGCGAACGAACTCTGAGCCAGTAACGCTGGTAATCGATAGTGCAGGCGTTAAGATCTTTGGTGCCGGAGAATGGCAGGAAACCAAGCATGGAACCAGGATAAAGCGCAGAACTTGGCGCAAACTTCACCTTAGCCTTGATCTGAATACCGGCGAAATCGTATGTTCTGAACTGACTGAGGATACGGTTGCCGATCCAACCGCTGTGCCGGATCTGTTGGATCAGATCCAAAATACAGTTGCCACATTTCTCGGTGTGTCTGACGTCAGCATCTATGGGTCCAGATAG
- a CDS encoding IS3 family transposase (programmed frameshift) has translation MRQTTGTRNSPGEKIIKDIKRATRKHYSSEEKIRIVLDGLRGEDSIAELCRHEGLSQGIYYKWSKDFMEAGKRRLAGDTARAARPNEVKDRRRQTRDLKEVVAEQTLELRLLKKKHDRGWGRPRMRYAASEKLEIIQLVESSHLSARQTLAKLGIPRTTFYRWYDRYLQRGEAGLEDQSPKPKHVWNRIPDEVRRKVVKLALKETELSPRELAVTFTDRERYFVSEASVYRVLKAHDLITSPAFIVIKAASEFKDKTTAINQLWQTDFTYLKVLGWGWFYLSTILGDYSRYIIAWKLCTSMRAEDVTDTLDLALQASGCDQVHVGHKPRLLSDNGSSYVSGDLAEWLQDKGIQHSRGAPYHPQTQGKIERWHQIMKNRILLGNYFLPGDLEDQIEAFITHYNHKRYHESLSKFTPADVYFGRDKAILQQRERIKRKTFEARRLHHRQHAA, from the exons ATGAGACAGACAACTGGAACACGCAATAGTCCTGGTGAGAAGATCATCAAGGATATTAAACGCGCCACCCGCAAACACTATTCATCCGAAGAGAAGATCAGGATCGTTCTGGATGGGCTACGTGGTGAAGACAGCATTGCTGAGCTGTGCCGTCATGAGGGTCTCTCCCAAGGTATCTATTACAAATGGTCGAAGGACTTCATGGAAGCAGGTAAACGCCGGTTGGCCGGGGACACAGCGCGTGCTGCCAGACCCAATGAGGTCAAGGATCGGCGCCGCCAAACCCGTGATCTGAAGGAGGTCGTTGCTGAGCAAACGCTTGAACTCCGGTTGCTCA AAAAAAAGCATGATCGGGGATGGGGACGACCCAGAATGAGGTATGCCGCATCAGAAAAGCTTGAAATTATCCAGCTAGTTGAGAGTTCCCATTTGTCAGCGCGGCAAACACTGGCCAAGCTGGGCATTCCCCGAACCACATTTTACCGCTGGTATGACCGGTATCTGCAACGTGGTGAAGCTGGGCTGGAGGATCAATCCCCCAAGCCAAAACATGTCTGGAACCGCATCCCTGACGAAGTGAGGCGCAAGGTCGTCAAACTGGCTTTGAAGGAGACGGAGCTATCGCCTCGGGAATTGGCGGTTACGTTCACTGATCGGGAAAGGTATTTTGTATCAGAGGCTTCTGTCTACCGTGTATTGAAGGCACACGACCTGATCACCAGCCCAGCTTTCATCGTCATCAAGGCAGCGAGTGAGTTCAAAGACAAAACGACAGCCATCAATCAGCTCTGGCAGACGGACTTCACCTATCTCAAGGTTCTCGGCTGGGGTTGGTTCTATCTCAGCACGATCCTGGGGGATTACAGTCGCTATATCATTGCGTGGAAGCTCTGCACCAGCATGAGGGCTGAAGACGTCACAGATACGTTGGATCTGGCGTTGCAGGCATCAGGTTGCGATCAGGTTCACGTCGGTCACAAGCCACGTTTACTGAGCGACAACGGCTCCAGTTACGTTTCAGGCGATCTGGCTGAATGGCTGCAAGACAAGGGCATTCAGCACTCGCGTGGGGCCCCGTATCACCCCCAAACCCAAGGTAAAATCGAGCGTTGGCACCAGATCATGAAGAACCGCATCCTGCTGGGAAACTATTTCCTACCCGGTGACCTTGAAGACCAGATCGAAGCCTTCATCACTCACTACAACCACAAGCGTTACCATGAGAGTCTAAGCAAGTTCACACCCGCCGACGTCTACTTTGGGCGTGACAAAGCTATTCTGCAACAAAGGGAGAGGATCAAACGAAAAACGTTCGAGGCACGACGCTTGCATCACAGACAACACGCTGCATAA
- a CDS encoding aldehyde dehydrogenase family protein, which translates to MPTHTGPLIHQRAVDHALRLIEDVLAKGAELLAGGKQPEALSDGSFLEPTVLMNVPDDAAIMIEEPFAPVAPISTFDDVEDVIERANNTPFGLAAYVFSYDSALAIKTAERLEAGMVGINETLLATVEAPFGGNKESGFGREGGSLGIMDYLVPKYTRHLLISRDI; encoded by the coding sequence TTGCCGACGCACACTGGCCCGCTCATTCACCAACGCGCTGTTGACCATGCGCTTCGCCTGATTGAAGACGTCCTCGCAAAAGGTGCTGAGCTTCTTGCGGGTGGTAAGCAGCCGGAAGCCCTTTCGGATGGTAGCTTCCTAGAGCCAACCGTTTTGATGAATGTGCCGGACGATGCGGCTATCATGATTGAAGAGCCGTTTGCACCTGTAGCGCCAATCTCCACCTTTGATGATGTTGAAGACGTGATTGAACGGGCCAACAACACGCCGTTCGGCCTGGCTGCCTATGTGTTTTCTTATGACAGTGCTTTGGCGATCAAGACTGCTGAGCGATTGGAAGCAGGCATGGTTGGCATCAACGAGACCCTACTGGCAACCGTAGAAGCACCGTTTGGCGGCAACAAGGAAAGTGGCTTTGGTCGTGAAGGTGGATCGCTTGGCATCATGGATTACCTTGTTCCGAAATACACCCGCCACCTGCTAATCTCACGAGATATCTGA